Below is a window of Bos javanicus breed banteng chromosome 6, ARS-OSU_banteng_1.0, whole genome shotgun sequence DNA.
tggacagaggagcctggtgggctacagtccacggggttgcaaagagctagacacagttgagcgactgagcacagcacagaggaaGAAGTGTTGGCTGGAAAGTAGGTCTTTGTGATTACTTTTATTAGGGGCCCTGAATGTATTTCATAAGTCATGAAGCACACATGATTTAGATAAACAAAAGAATGAGGTATAAACAGAGGTAAACATGAGGAACTTTACATTTAgaaccaaaaaaaggaaaacttatgAAATTCTGTATATCAATAACAACTATTTAAACTATAGGATCGTGTAGAAGTCTAACTTTTTATGCTTAAGAAATACTTTATTAGCTGGCATAGCTCTGATAAAATCAGGAATCTGAGAAATATCTGACAGGAtttgatatttataaattaaatttctctTCATTCAGTTGTTTCTGAGTAGTAAGGTCTATGATTTCCAAGTGCCAAATGGTAATtcagtataaaaatatacataccaTGGaaacgttcttttttttttttaaatttaagaaactgGCTGTACCTGATAACATCAAGGAAAAGATAATCTGATTTGGGGGCTTTTGGCTGTTATTGGCCCGATGTCCCACAGGATggtctgtaatttttttcctttttcttttctaactcaGACTAGCCTCTTTTAGCAATTTTGCCTTGTGTTTGGGTCCTGTGGGAATTTACGAGCTTGTTTTATGGCTTTTGGCCAATCCTGGTGGGAAGTCTACAGAAGAATTCAATTCTGCTTTTTCCCAGAATACTTGTTGACAAACTCAGTGGCACCGAAGTGTTACATGAGTCTTTATGTCCCCCAGAGTCCAGTGATAAGGGCACTTGAGACCAGCAAGGGTCAGTGCTTCTGGGAATATGATGTTGGTTCTCagaatttacatatttttctcatgaacttttaacaatttttataacAAACTCAACAACTCTGATTTTAAGAGGGAATGAGAACACAGCCCACTGCTTCCCTCTGGAAGCATTTTAAGCATTTAGCTTTTTAGAAAACAATCACTTCTTTTTGATGACCATGACTTCAAATACCCTTCCTGCTTGGCCAGTGGTGACTCATAAAATAGCAATAGATTTCAGGAATTCACCCGGGTGCTTGCAGGTTCTTGAATATATAACTGGATTGAATGATACACAGCAAGGGACTTTTGTTTGGAAGATTAAATCCAAACTCAGACACTAACAGCCGCGTGTCTTCTTGTGTTCTCAAGAGacttctgtgaaagtgctgcagtcagagTGTATGATATGCCTGTCAGCGGAAAACGGCCTTCAAAGATTTTTCAAGCTAGTAACTAAACAAAGCAGTGGTCCTGCATAAGTTAGTCCATTCCCTTTAAACACAGATCATTCGCTCTTGATATCTCAGATGTGACTCTTGCTGCCAGGCTAGAATTCAGCTGGGTGGTAATATTCAGCAGCCCTATGAAACCCACGTTCTGAAAGGACTCAGCACTATCTAGAAGAGTTAAAGAACGCTGGCATAGTCTCAAGAACTATTGTAACTCAGATCAATTTTCCTATAGTTCAGATGAGTTGCttcttgtgaagattaaatgagatacatgTTATCATTAAAAATCATActagaaatattttgaagtaCAAGCTTTTACATGCTTCAAAATGACAGCCCCATTGTGTCTTATAAAACATATTCCTAAAAATGTATGCTTTATACTATCAATGAATATGCAAAATGCAGAaacagtgtgattttttttctgtcaaaaaagaatgtgtttattattgaaatattagaaataaagctgTAACTGTTCTAAGATCAAAGTGGCAATGGTCAGATCCCCAACCTTAAGACTTCTGTGATTCAATCTGCCCTCCTATAGGATTGAGAGGAATATGTGTACTTAAATTTACAAAGCACCTTTCTTCTTAGAATATCTGGTCTTGTGTGCTGTACTCAGTACGGTACAACATTCCAGGAAGAAAGGTTTGAGACATTATTAAGGGGACACTGGTGGAAAGAAATTTGCATAAGGTCTTGTAGGAAGTCAGTGACTGtcgttatattttattttatattccagtGCCTGTAAACCATATAATGTATATAAGGCGCCTAACATAAcacaagcactcagtaaatgaaCGTtgccattgtgtcggtgatgaaAACTTGACTTCATAGGTGTTCTGCACAGAAAGTAAGCTAACAAAGGACAAGGATAAAGGCAATATcctaaaaaccaaacaaaaactgcCTCCTCATACCCTCAAACCAGTCAACTAACCAACTGAAACATCTGCTACCAAAAACAGACAACAACACCCAGAGTTCAAAGGGTGTCCAGTGGGAAGGAAGCTGATGTCATGAGTCCTAAGTCTCCCACCTGCCACACTGACATCATTTCCAGAACTCCAACCTGAGAGGTGACACACCCAGCTTATTCTGCATCCAAGTTCCCAGGGGCTCCCTGgctggggaaaaaagacaaagaaatctcTTTTCCTCCCGGGAGTTGGCTTAGTCCTTCTCCCTTCCATGCCCTCATCTCTCAGGATCAAGTTAGACTCTGCTGTGGATACAATTCTGGAAGATTCCCTGCCTTTTCCATAATTTGGGACTGTATGGTTCCAGATGAGAGCTATGTTACCAGCTCCCAGTTGAAGTTGTGGATGCTTTGACTGCATACCTGCCATGCTTCTTAGAAGCTTTTTGGGAACCCCATGACAGTCCCAGCCATGTTAGTTGTGTCTTCAGTCATCAACTCCAAATAGTAGCTCTGCTCAGATGGCCACCTGTCCTACAGGAAACAGACCCCAAACACTCCTCATTCCTACATACCACAAACCACTGGACAACTGGGAATACTTGTGGGTCATTACCATTCTAGGATACTTTTGAACCAGAGGACTCAAATTGACTACCTTGTGTTCCACTGTCTTCTCCCTAATTCGTGCCGTTCTTTAAATGCTGTGTTAAGAATGCAAAGTTATAAAAATGATCTCCTTTCCTGCTTCACTTTAAGATGCCTTTTTTGGTTGTTCTATtagaaaagaatgcaaaatgcaAAGCATTCAACAGACTTCCTTTGCAGGGAACAAGTAACAAACAATAGTATTATATAATGGATAGACTGCTTTTTCCTTTATCCTGTATGAATCTTCCTAATTGATTtcccaaaaaggcaaaaaaagagacCAAGCTACATCCTGTGGTTCTGACCTCTAGGTAAATTGCCATCAAAGCCAATAGAAGattttccagagaaaaagaataagGCCCATTGTTCTGTAACTAACTTAATTCTCCTCTGTGTTATATCATAGAAATACCTATGGCTTGCAGTTTTGCAATGTACAGAGAAGTGGAAATGTTCACAAAAAAGAAACTCAGATATTTGGAGAGTGATATAagtgaaatatcagaaaaaatgaCTTAGAACAGTTCatacagggattttttttaaaatacattgaacagataaagaagatagtAATACTTTAATAGGATAGTGAAAATATAGCAGATTGACAGTGACAGCAGAAAAAGAACAGGAATACAGATATTTTCAGAGGATTAACATGGTACCATGTACCCTCACACCAGGCAAGCTTTTATGAGAAGTCTCTAGACATATCTCTTCTATTGAGAAGATGGTTTTCCTTGGAGTTGTCAAAAATCCTTTGTGGTTCTCTACATTAATTCATGTTGAATAGTTTCCATGATTGGTCAGACTTGGACTTAAAATAGATATGAGAAAGGTCTTCAGGTTTACTGTCAGTAACATTATTGACTTCAGAGCCAGGTGGATGATGACATGGTGTGTGACCAATCCAAATTTACAAGGTAACCTTGCTTTAATCCTCCTGGTCcatcaaatataaataataaaatgaaggtgCAAGAATAGAATTGCAAGGAACAGTGGGAGAAGCAgtggtcagaaagaaaaaataaacagaagaaaaaaatccgTGAGGTCACTCAGAAATGATGCTAATAACTGTGTGTTCTCACCTTACGGCCTCCACATACATGGGGTTCCTTGTGCTTCACAGTCAGCCCCCAGAGTCAGTAACCCTTCAGTAACCCAGAGTCAGTAATCTCCCAATCACATGatttccaaaaggaaaacaatggTCACACATGTGCCTTTATCTGAAGCCTACTCACCTTTTTTTCATTCCTCCTTTATAATGTACTCTACCGCTTGCCTCAGCtgaggaaaacaaacttatgctttCATGGGCAATTGGAGATGTACTCACTGAGTTTCTTAAGTAattggggagggaggatgggaaTCAACCTCTAAGAATAATTATCCCTCTTGCCCATCCAGTTCACTTTAAAGAAGTCTTTGAAAtaagctaatatatatataacatctgGCAAGGAGCCTGGTAGATAACAAGTACTCTGTAATTATTAATCCCCTCTTTCTTATCCACCTTACTAAACTATGTACATTCCAACAATCCCCAAGTTCTCTGTGACATCAAACAGGTGGCTGAGGTTGACAGACCAGAGCTGATCCCTGTCCTCAATAAATTTCTTATCCCTTAATACTAGTAATAGAGATAAAGCACTACTTAGAAAGGAAACGTCAGTCAATACATGTTATATTTTCACTACAATCGAACCTTTTCACTGTAGGAACACAGCTGTTCTGTCACATAAAGACTGTGTCCTAATGTTGATAACACTGATCACTGTCTTGTGGCTAAATGCATAAACCCTAAGTATCCTGCTTACTTAATACAATGGCCCATGTTTATTTGGGGGTGCtcccagattttttttaagtgtgcaatGAAGATAAATATGTTTTAAGTCAATCTGAGTTAGATTTCTgactcattaaaaatattctgctTGGACCCAGATTGGGAGGTGACATCTGAAATTAAGTAAGTTGAGGACTTGCTAGGCATTCTCTGGGACTCAAGTTAACACCGCAAACAATTCGTTTCAAGCAAAGTGGACACTCAGCTTCGACTAAAAGATTACTCTTCCACCACAGATGGTTTCCACACCTGAACTGTGACACCGCTCTTCTTTGCTGAGAACTTTGGCCTTGGTGCCACAAAGTAAGATGTTGAGGCTGATTCCTGCTTTGGAGAGGTGGGGATGGCCACGGGCACTGGGGAAGCGCTGACTGGTGAGGTGACCTCAGCAAAGAAGGAGGGCGGAGAGGTATAGGCTGGCACAGAGTACACAGAGGAGGCCTGAACATTAGTGGGCGAGCCAGCGTTCACTGGCCGAGGAGGAAGAGCTTGCTTCGCAGCTGGCACTGAACTGGCCTTGACCGATGGCTTTGCGGGGAGGCCGTCCTTCGCATCCGGAGGTTGGAAAGTAAACAAGGACGCATTAAGCTGATAGGGTTGGTGCTTCATGACATCCAAAGCATTGAGGGGTTTCTTGCCCTTTTTCTTGCCTGTCTTGGAGGCCTGTAGGCCTGATGGCTGAGACTTGACAGCAGCCGGTGGGTAGGAGGGGGAGTGGATAGGATTGTAGGCCACAGGCGGAGGCGCTCGGACATTGGAGGAGTACTTCCAACCGGCCGGGAGAGACGGGGTGGGAGAATGAGCCCGGGCAGCGTGGGCCTGCACGGTGTCCGAATCTACCACGTACTTCTCCATCCTTGACTGCCTCTTAGCAAAGAGCTGGGCTCCTTTCCCACTCATTCCTGGAAGCTCATTGGATGGTCCCACCGCACCAGCATGAGCAGTGTTCACTGTCGGTGTGGGAGCTGCTGGCTTGGGAGTATAGTTCCGGCTGGCTACCGCTGCCTGCGGGCCTTTGAAAGGACCAGCCAGGTTGAGAGCGCTTGCAGGCCGGGCGGGAGCATAAGAAGGCTGCGCGATTTTGATGGAGGAGACCACGGTGCCATGTGACGGGTTGGATGTGGGGAAGGCAGGAGGTTGCGCTGGAGCCACTCCTGGCGACCAGACTGGAGAAACCGGAGTGACTGGTTGGGAGGATGAGGACTTGACAGCAGGCTTTGGAGCGACAGGAGGCGGGGTCTTCTGTTTTGCAGAGGAGCCTTGCATGAAGTTACAAGCCTCTGCTCCTAAACTGAGGTAGTCTTCTTCAGGTCCGGAATCTGCTCCCGCTCCAGGGCCCTTTTTGCCCTCAGAATTTTGAAGAAGTGACAAGAGTTCAGGATTGGGGCTGACTTTGGGCTCTTTAAAAGTGAACATGGGTTTTGTCGTGCTTCTCCTTTTGGCCTCTTGCAATATCCCCGTTCTTTTTGCTGGCACCGCAATCCTTTCATCCCTGGAAGCTATTCGTTCAGATGAATCGTAAAAGGCCGGCTGGGACCATGGGGCAGGCTGGGGCCACGGAGGGGGCGGTGCTGGGCCAGCTGTTGGACTCGACACTGCTCTGGAGAAGGTTTCAGGTGGGGGTGTGACTGCAGAGTAAGGTGGAGGCGCAGGAAAGTCAGCGATAGGACTTGTCACGTTTCGGCTTGGAGAGAAGGGGGTTGCCGGCTGGTTCCCAGACCCCGGGAAGGGCTTGGCTGTTCTATTCACAGGGATCATCCTCTGAGCTTCTGCTGTCTCAGACACCCCAGTGAAGCCATTCTGTTGGGGCACATGGCCAAGACCATGGCTCACCTCAATGTAGCTTTTGCTCACAGAGCTCTGCACTCTCACtgactcctcttccttcctttggtAAGACGTCACGGTTCTCAGGCCATCTGTCTGGGCAGCATCTGGTTCTCTGCTTGGCACTCCAACcgctctctcctcctctttttgGGCTGTGATCTGATccattctctccctcctcttgGCAAACATGAGGGCCCCCTTGCCTGTGGTGTCTGGCAACATCTCCATCTTGTCCCCTCTGCTCAGTTTCTTTTCAATGTCCACTAGACCAGAATCCCAGTCAAAGTTTGCAACTTGTGTGTTGTCCTCAGTGTCAGACAACAGCTCTTCATCCACCTCCGATTCGCTTGCACCCAGAAATGCTACTTCACATGGATCCTCTTTGtcgccctcttcctcctcctcctctgcctctcgCTCAAGTTCCCCAGTCCCGTAGCTGACTAGTGTGTATTTCCTGGCCCTCCGACGACGCTTCTTAAACATCAACACCCCCTTGGAGTTGGGGTTGGGGGCATCTGTCAGAAGGAGGGCAATGCTTTTGCATTTAGATTTTGCTTCTTTCACCTGCTTTTCTGATAAGCTTTCACTCCTCCTGAGCCCTAGGGAAAATACAAAGATTACATTGAGTTGATAAGTTCAAGGAAGACTGCATAGCAACCCAGAAATCAACTCTCCTGGgggaaaataaatacagaaaaaacatGTTTACAATTGGGTACTAAATTGTGATGCAGTCcaactcatttctctttcttctttcaaaatgtttacttctatattgatatatatgatgATATAGATATAACTTGCATATAtatcacttcatttttttctacaaatacatttttatattgattagaaTATGTCTCATAATTTGTTTCTGTATAGCTCCTTAAACTTTAACAATAAACACTGGAAAATAAATGTCGGTTAATTGGATGTAATTAAAATTACAATGGAAATAATTTAAGGacataatattttccaaaaacaaCTTAGGACATACCttgcattttcacattttaaaaataaaatgttgatataaaacatttccaagcattttagaaaggaaggagggagaaataagaaaatattgtttACTTAAATCTTTTCATGTAATGAGTTTAaatatttaggttttcttttttcttttagtttcccATTCCCCCAAAGTCTTTGCATTCACAGCTactaaatcaaaataaattttaaaatgtaatgaatAATAATTGAAGGTACTGAATCAATGACTAACAATAATTCAGAGTATAAAGTTATTGTGACTATATTTAAGAAACTTTAGCTACAAAGTGGTCTAGATAAAGTTGTTCATAAATGCATTGCTCTCTTGGAAATACTACTTTAGTTGCAGCAAGAATAAGTGTAAATCTtggggaaattttaaattatattactaGTAACATTTACAGCTGTGGGTAGACAGAAATTAAGTCATGTAAAATGAGAACCGGACAGTTTTAGaataacaaaaaattatattttaattttaaaattattattgttataaaaataaatttgtggcAAGTTAACTTATAGCACTGTCAACGATAAAAATAAGCATAATTCACAAATAATTTTTGAATTCCTCAaaagagttaaataaaaatttcagacattaaaaaaatttttttttttgattgaaaaTTACCTCTGTTTgtgactggggaaaaaaatcacacttaatggttaattttttaaaaaataaaatagaatcaaaATAGTTTTATAACAAAATTATAGATATTCACTGGTAATCAAATTTTACTTAGAGAAATTTTACTTAGAGAAATTCACTGGTAATCAAATTTTACTTAAAGAAATCAAATTTTACTTACAGTAAAAAGCATGGTCATTCCTAAATGTAATTCCTTTTTTGACTAGTGTTATACAACTTACTATTAAATTGACAGTCACAGTTGCACAGTTGTTGCTCACTTCACTGCCAACATGTAAAGTATGTGAGTGCTGCCTTAATACACTTGTTTAATATGCTATAAATGTGAAGATGCATACAGATGCTTAAAGTATAAGGAATGATTAACAGCACTTGTCAATTCAGCTACACATGGTTATGctaaaaatatgctttaaaaggaATAACAGTAGTTAGGAGAATTAATATACTACTTTGAATAACCAAGATCATTACTGTTGTGTATCACGCATACATTCAAGTGTCTTTGACAGTCAACCTTTACCTCCTCAAATGCCTAAATGAAATTCcaaatttgtttttaagaagttcatgaaagaaaattacagaaatcaTAAAACCCAACTGCCATTTCTAtcttcatttgtctttctgtgatcACTCTCCTGGGTAAAACAAAACACCATAAAAGgccttgattttaaaatatatcttgagTTGGGAGACATTTAAATGACTTCACATGGCCTTGGGGATTGACTTCTGTGTCTAGAAGGTAGATGAGATGCTTTGCAGTCTAGTGAAGACTTAACAAAACGGAGAGGATCATGTAACTGCTCAGTATTCCACATGTCCTTGTCCATCAAACTCACTTCTGCAAGCATCATCATGCTgcacaatgattttttttcaaaacgaGGATCTGCTTTTAATATCAGTGGTTGAGCCTGTATTTTAAATACACCTCTCCGCAGCAAACTCAACAGTTTTTGACATTTAAACTCAGCGTCCACATGACTGCAAAGACTCTCAAATGCTATTTTAACATAGAATATGAGACAAATAAAAAAAGGCACATTAACTTTAGTATTTTCTTTAACAGTCCCCGTGtctttgggaagaaaagaaagtgcaTTAAAAACATTCAAATCTACTACAAAGTTAAAACTTATTACTTCCAGTTCAGAAATTGGTGTTTTCTACAATTTCATGTTTGTTATTTTGtgcattagttaaaaaaaaaaaaaaaagccaatgaaAGACATAAGaaaaaccttaaaaagaaaaaatccaggcAGGCGAACCAGCAGGAAAATACCCTAAGCTCCCAAGCCCCTTCCAGCTGCCCAGCAGTGGCTCCCAGGGCAGGACTTACGTGCGTGGCGCGCTCTGTGCTTGTGAGGTCTGCTGTGATCCCTTTCTGAGCGTGGATCTTCTCCCTGCTCTGCGCCTTCTGATGAGACTGCAAAGGATACCAGAGAAGGAGGTGCTTCTGACTGCCCTCCTTCCACTGGAGAATCCACACACCCCTTTGCTGCCTGAAGCCTGCACCCTTCTGTCTTCTGCCTGTCAGAGCAGTCGAAGATCACTTCCACGCGGGGCAGCCCCGTGTCTGCAGCTTCATTTCCCTGGATCACTCTCAGCTCCTGGCCACTGGAGATCTGGATTGTCTTGCTGGACCTCAGAGGAGGGTCCTCTTTCTCACTAGTGGGGGCAGAATTTATGTGGACAATCCCGTCGTGTAGTAAATTAGGCTCTGGGTCAGGAGACATAGATTTTTCTGCTCCCAGGAGAGCCACTACAGTAGCACTCTTGCCCCTGTGTCTCTCTTGTGACAGGGACAGTTGCAGCTCAACCACAGTGCCTGGCCGCCCTGCTTCTGCCTTCTCACTTAAGATAATCTCCTCTGGTAAGCGTCCACTTTCAGAGTCAGACGTGTGAGGGGCCAGGCCTGTTTCTTCTTTTATGCTCCCAGAAAAACCAGCACCACTCGCTTGCTCCTCAGCTAGGGGAGCTCCACTCTTGATAGGGACAATGTAGAACTCTCTGTATTGGCTCTTTGTGGCTGGTCGAATCTGTAGGGTGGTACTTTCCACGTACCCTTCATGGGTGACATTCTCctggtttttgttttcagtttcagaGATCGAAGTTTCACTTATTCCACTGGAAGGTCTGCACACAGGAAAATTAGTCCAGACAGTTAAATCAGAGTGTATTACACCTGCCAAAGAACTTCCTGACACTTGTATGATGTCTAATACACaatacagtaaaaatatttcCTCCTAAATGTCAACTGCAACATATTTGAACACAGAACTTGGCAAcatgtttatattattatttaaagatcTTCCAAATAAACTTGTCtgtaaagcaaagcaaaaatgcTCACAAAAGTTTATAAAACCAGAATCCATcctaaattcacttttttttctttttttttaagtataggtTATAGCTATATGGATGCCCTTCACCTATAATTATTGGAGTGTTTTCAAATAATCATGCTTGTTATAATATGACAAAGCATTGCAACGTCTCATTGACTGAGTTAGGTCTGCACATTATAAAGTTTTATAAACATATTCAGCAGCTTCAGAGCAATATTAGTATACAGATAACTCAAGTAATCCTTTTAGAGGCTGTGCTTTcttgaaaggaatgaaatagaaGCTGTTTTTTAAGCTCCAATGAGCATGTGTTTTGTAATAAGTGGACCCCAGCCCAGTACTCTTGTGCAAAGAGAAATCCTTTCCATGCTGCAATGAATCATTGAGTCATGGAGTATTTATAATCTGAAATGTCTCCCCTTCTCTATTTGAACTTGTCACTTGGAGCATTTTCCTTATAGGATCTCTGAAGTCAAACTGTTCCTTAATCGCTCAGGTAAGGAGCCCTCAGCTGTTCACCACAGTCTTTTTATTTTGACCTTACCCGTTCCCAGCTGGTTTTGCAAATTTGTGTTTGCAAGAAGCAAAGTCAGTTAAGGGTTAAATGACTTCTTGCATGAAACTCTAATTTAAACTCTAACTGCTTTTAGAAGAGAAGCATCATTCACAGAACAGCTGTAGGAGATGCTTTCATTTCTtacatttgtaaattttttaaagaagcagtaGCATCTATCTCAGTCCCATTCTTTTTCCCTCAAAAGTACCCCAACTAATAATGCAGGATCATCTATTGAAGGGAGTGGGCCCATACTTCTATTCTATTCAAAGGAATTCACCTTAGAATTTGTGTAGTAATAAAATTCAAGAccaatattcaaaataattactcttgactttgcttttcactgaatttagcaaaacaaaaataaacaaagcacaAGCTAACAATCAAATGAAATGCAACTTTCTCTGTGCAAATAATCTGTAGAGCTTCCTGGTAAtagcaaaaaaaccccaaaaaccaACAACCCATtataatatagtatttttaaaacatgatgaaagcaaattaaatatttcatatataggaAGTGATGAATACACTCTATGCAACTGAAATTTGAGAGTTTCAAAAGGGAAGAGTTTTAATTTAGGAAGGTCTTGAGATGGAAGTAGATTAAATCACTTTGAATTATATTAGCAATAAATTATGAAGCTGAGAAGAGAGTAGTGTGAATTCATTCCAGCCTTACAGACTGTAATACAGGCAAATGGCTCagataaatattaacatttattggTAGCCAAAATAAAATGGACAGATATACATGAATAAAAGTCATAAAAGAACTAGAGGTTAAATAAAGCTTTATACCTTAAAATGCTCATTTCCATTCAGTGCACATAGGTACTTAATTCcaaaatttatgtgtgtgtgtgtgtgtgtataacatttaaataaaatttacaataatAGAGACAATGTTGATAGTCTGACCCAGCTATCTCTGGGTAATAGCCCAGGAAAAGTAAATCACTTGTCCTCTAGGGACAGATGACAGTTACATGAGCAAGAGAAATATTTAATTCCAGGAAACAATGTTCAGATATCCAGATTTGTaggggtggtggtgatgatgatgataattacTTTTGGGATGATTTTAATTTgagatttcatttaaaatctctgcaattatttatttattttgtaaaaataaaaatatttaagataaaataataataatcaagatTCCAGTTATTAAAAGTAGCAGAGAACTAgtccatttacttttaaaagtaaatctgTACCCAAGACTCAGCTTTAAACCACCAAGGACTTTCCCAATGACAGTCATCAAAACAAGAACTCGTAGGGGATGTTCTAGTCTACAAGTGTGTTCTGAAGAGACTGGCCTCATTAAGTCAGCAAAGACACTAAAGGGGAATAAATTAGAAAAGGTTTTTCTCCTATTTTGGATGTGATTAAACCTTTACAAAGACGGAACTTCAAATACCCCAGAGATTTAAATGTAATAATGGCCAACACTGTGACTACACTTGGCAAGGTTTCTATTAGATCCCTTGAAAAAGCAAATGGCAGTGTTATAAATAAGTAGGATCTCAGTCACTTACACACTGGACTTGAGGGTAAACGTTTAGATGGGAG
It encodes the following:
- the SYNPO2 gene encoding synaptopodin-2 isoform X1, which codes for MGTGDFICISMTGGAPWGFRLQGGKEQQQPLQVAKIRSQSKASGSGLCEGDEVVSINGNPCADLTYPEVIKLMESITDSLQMLVKRPSSGISETSISETENKNQENVTHEGYVESTTLQIRPATKSQYREFYIVPIKSGAPLAEEQASGAGFSGSIKEETGLAPHTSDSESGRLPEEIILSEKAEAGRPGTVVELQLSLSQERHRGKSATVVALLGAEKSMSPDPEPNLLHDGIVHINSAPTSEKEDPPLRSSKTIQISSGQELRVIQGNEAADTGLPRVEVIFDCSDRQKTEGCRLQAAKGCVDSPVEGGQSEAPPSLVSFAVSSEGAEQGEDPRSERDHSRPHKHRARHARLRRSESLSEKQVKEAKSKCKSIALLLTDAPNPNSKGVLMFKKRRRRARKYTLVSYGTGELEREAEEEEEEGDKEDPCEVAFLGASESEVDEELLSDTEDNTQVANFDWDSGLVDIEKKLSRGDKMEMLPDTTGKGALMFAKRRERMDQITAQKEEERAVGVPSREPDAAQTDGLRTVTSYQRKEEESVRVQSSVSKSYIEVSHGLGHVPQQNGFTGVSETAEAQRMIPVNRTAKPFPGSGNQPATPFSPSRNVTSPIADFPAPPPYSAVTPPPETFSRAVSSPTAGPAPPPPWPQPAPWSQPAFYDSSERIASRDERIAVPAKRTGILQEAKRRSTTKPMFTFKEPKVSPNPELLSLLQNSEGKKGPGAGADSGPEEDYLSLGAEACNFMQGSSAKQKTPPPVAPKPAVKSSSSQPVTPVSPVWSPGVAPAQPPAFPTSNPSHGTVVSSIKIAQPSYAPARPASALNLAGPFKGPQAAVASRNYTPKPAAPTPTVNTAHAGAVGPSNELPGMSGKGAQLFAKRQSRMEKYVVDSDTVQAHAARAHSPTPSLPAGWKYSSNVRAPPPVAYNPIHSPSYPPAAVKSQPSGLQASKTGKKKGKKPLNALDVMKHQPYQLNASLFTFQPPDAKDGLPAKPSVKASSVPAAKQALPPRPVNAGSPTNVQASSVYSVPAYTSPPSFFAEVTSPVSASPVPVAIPTSPKQESASTSYFVAPRPKFSAKKSGVTVQQTGRSLSLPGRPVPPAISATSPWLYQPAYSYTSKPTDGLEEAKKRLTPWEAAAKSPLGLVDEAFRPRNIQESIVANVVSAAHRKVLPGQSEEWNARLSYVPQTQKTSVGSFAKQEYNVASLPNYSMPNSQYGSQAPHAYYRQPSRNDSEIMSMETRSDYCLSITNCNYNPHPRGWRRQT
- the SYNPO2 gene encoding synaptopodin-2 isoform X2, whose product is MGTGDFICISMTGGAPWGFRLQGGKEQQQPLQVAKIRSQSKASGSGLCEGDEVVSINGNPCADLTYPEVIKLMESITDSLQMLVKRPSSGISETSISETENKNQENVTHEGYVESTTLQIRPATKSQYREFYIVPIKSGAPLAEEQASGAGFSGSIKEETGLAPHTSDSESGRLPEEIILSEKAEAGRPGTVVELQLSLSQERHRGKSATVVALLGAEKSMSPDPEPNLLHDGIVHINSAPTSEKEDPPLRSSKTIQISSGQELRVIQGNEAADTGLPRVEVIFDCSDRQKTEGCRLQAAKGCVDSPVEGGQSEAPPSLVSFAVSSEGAEQGEDPRSERDHSRPHKHRARHARLRRSESLSEKQVKEAKSKCKSIALLLTDAPNPNSKGVLMFKKRRRRARKYTLVSYGTGELEREAEEEEEEGDKEDPCEVAFLGASESEVDEELLSDTEDNTQVANFDWDSGLVDIEKKLSRGDKMEMLPDTTGKGALMFAKRRERMDQITAQKEEERAVGVPSREPDAAQTDGLRTVTSYQRKEEESVRVQSSVSKSYIEVSHGLGHVPQQNGFTGVSETAEAQRMIPVNRTAKPFPGSGNQPATPFSPSRNVTSPIADFPAPPPYSAVTPPPETFSRAVSSPTAGPAPPPPWPQPAPWSQPAFYDSSERIASRDERIAVPAKRTGILQEAKRRSTTKPMFTFKEPKVSPNPELLSLLQNSEGKKGPGAGADSGPEEDYLSLGAEACNFMQGSSAKQKTPPPVAPKPAVKSSSSQPVTPVSPVWSPGVAPAQPPAFPTSNPSHGTVVSSIKIAQPSYAPARPASALNLAGPFKGPQAAVASRNYTPKPAAPTPTVNTAHAGAVGPSNELPGMSGKGAQLFAKRQSRMEKYVVDSDTVQAHAARAHSPTPSLPAGWKYSSNVRAPPPVAYNPIHSPSYPPAAVKSQPSGLQASKTGKKKGKKPLNALDVMKHQPYQLNASLFTFQPPDAKDGLPAKPSVKASSVPAAKQALPPRPVNAGSPTNVQASSVYSVPAYTSPPSFFAEVTSPVSASPVPVAIPTSPKQESASTSYFVAPRPKFSAKKSGVTVQTGRSLSLPGRPVPPAISATSPWLYQPAYSYTSKPTDGLEEAKKRLTPWEAAAKSPLGLVDEAFRPRNIQESIVANVVSAAHRKVLPGQSEEWNARLSYVPQTQKTSVGSFAKQEYNVASLPNYSMPNSQYGSQAPHAYYRQPSRNDSEIMSMETRSDYCLSITNCNYNPHPRGWRRQT